From a single Paenibacillus sp. FSL R5-0345 genomic region:
- a CDS encoding SDR family oxidoreductase: MKLQDRVAVVTGAASGMGKSIAELYAKEGAKVIVADLNLEGAEQVAAGIVSNGGVAKALKVNVALVEDINNMIDTAVNEYGTLDILVNNAGIMDGFEPVGDINDERWDLIFDINTKSVMRSTRKALPIFLEKGKGVIVNTASTGGVSGAHAGATYTASKHAVVGLTKNTAFMYANKGIRCNAIAPGATATNISASMKNINEFGMSRTQLTQAVIPRVGSPEEIAQVALFLASDDSSFVNGAVLAADAGWTSAF, from the coding sequence ATGAAACTTCAAGACAGAGTTGCAGTTGTTACCGGAGCAGCCTCAGGAATGGGGAAATCAATCGCAGAGTTGTACGCTAAAGAAGGTGCAAAAGTGATTGTAGCCGATCTTAACCTCGAAGGTGCAGAACAAGTCGCAGCAGGAATCGTTAGTAATGGTGGAGTAGCTAAGGCGTTGAAAGTGAATGTTGCGCTAGTTGAAGACATCAATAACATGATTGATACCGCAGTAAATGAATATGGAACACTAGATATACTAGTGAATAATGCGGGTATTATGGACGGCTTTGAGCCAGTTGGTGATATTAATGATGAGAGATGGGATCTTATCTTTGACATCAATACCAAAAGTGTAATGCGGTCCACACGTAAAGCGCTACCTATTTTCCTCGAAAAAGGAAAGGGCGTTATTGTGAATACCGCTTCTACAGGTGGCGTAAGTGGTGCTCATGCTGGAGCAACTTATACTGCCTCCAAACATGCAGTAGTAGGCTTGACGAAAAATACAGCTTTTATGTATGCCAACAAAGGCATTCGTTGTAATGCCATCGCACCAGGAGCTACTGCCACTAACATTAGTGCTTCTATGAAAAATATTAATGAGTTCGGCATGAGCCGCACTCAACTAACACAGGCTGTAATTCCTCGTGTAGGTTCACCTGAAGAAATCGCACAAGTTGCGTTATTCCTGGCTTCAGATGATTCCAGTTTTGTAAACGGAGCAGTCCTCGCTGCCGATGCGGGATGGACTTCAGCATTCTAG